One stretch of Sylvia atricapilla isolate bSylAtr1 chromosome 4, bSylAtr1.pri, whole genome shotgun sequence DNA includes these proteins:
- the SCRG1 gene encoding scrapie-responsive protein 1, with amino-acid sequence MKMVSVLLLLLSTLLGSPAAPSQRPACYKRALKEHSCHTLPESKENLRHIDHGLQDHFWEGKGCEVICYCNLNELLCCPKDIFFGPKVSFVIPCNSQ; translated from the exons ATGAAGATGGTCtcggtgctgctgctgctgctgagcacccTCTTGGGCAGCCCCGCGGCGCCTTCCCAGCGCCCGGCTTGTTACAAGAGGGCCCTCaaggagcacagctgccatACCCTCCCCGAGAGCAAGGAGAACCTCCGGCACATCGACCATGGTCTGCAAGATCActtttgggaagggaagggctgtgAGGTCATCTGTTACTGCAACTTGAATGAATTGCTCTGCTGCCCAAA GGATATTTTCTTTGGACCAAAGGTATCTTTTGTGATCCCCTGCAACAGTCAATGA